The genomic DNA CCCGGTGGCGGGTGGAAGGAGTGGATGGCCGGCGGCTCGGACGACCTGGGCCTGGGGCCCGCTGCATTCCTGGCTCGCAAGAACGTCGATGACCCGGTGGGCAGCGAGATCGCCTCGGTGGACTACTTCCTGCAGCGCTTCATCCTCGGGTACCTGCAGAGCCGCACCGAGAACGGTGCCCGCACCTGGCAGGTGTACCGCTGGTTCGATGGACGCGACGGCAGCCCGAACGACCAGGGTGTGTGGCGGGCCTACAACTACACCCACATCGCCAACACCTACTTCCACATGTACGAGGTGGCTACTGCCTGGCCCGGCCAGCGCACCGCCTTCTCCGCACGCGAGTACCTGACGATGTGCTTTCGGACCCTGGAGGCGATGTACACCAAGATCCCGCTGCCGACACCCATCGGGGACGCCGCGCACGACCTGGGCCTGATGGGCGAGGGGACCTACCCCGAGATCCTGGCGGCCTTGCGCTACGAAGGGCTCACCGGCGAGGCCAGCGCCCTGCAGGGGTACCTGGACCGCAAGCGCGACGCGCTCTTCGCCCAGAAGTACCCCTTCGCCTCCGAAGCCAGCATCGACACCACAGGGTTCGAGACCAACTACACCCTGGCCTCGATGTACGGCAACAGCGCTCTGGCCACCAAGGTCCAGAACGCCTCGCTGGCCTGCCGTGGCCTGCAGCCCCTGTGGTACTTCTACGGCTCGGACAACCGCCACATGGGCGAGTCCTGGTGGAACCTGGGCTACGAGACCCACCTGGGTGCCTGGCAGCAGCAGGAGTACCTGACCACCTACGCCACACCCACAGACGCCGACTACGCCGACGCCGTCCGCTCCACCTACGGCGCCTACTTCGCTGGCTGGGCGAACATCAACTCCGGGCAGATCGAGGCCGCCAGCGCCAACTACGGCGCTGCCTCCTGGCAGTTCCAGAGCGAGAAGGGCCCCAGCAACTACGACCACATCCCCAACCTGGACGGGTGGTGGGCTTGGTCTGGGGAGTGCGACCTCGGATTCTGGGGTGGGGTCCGCACCGCGGCCGTCGCGGTCGTGAACGACCCGGTGGTAGGCCTGTACGCCTACGGCGGCGAGGTGAGCCTGGCCAGCGGCACCTACACCGTGGTGCCCAGCGACGGGGTGCGCCAGCGACTCTTCGTGGCGCCGTCGGGGGTGCTGGTGTCTCTGTCGCGAGCCAAGTACTCCCGCGCCCAGCTCTCTACTGGCGCTGACCGGCTGACGCTGATGGTCAGCGGGCCTCGCGGCGGGACCAGCTCCCCGGTGCTGTCCGTCAAGGGCCTGGCGGCCGGTGTGTACGACGTCACGGTCGGCACGGGGGCTGTGGTCGCCCAGCTCACCAGCGCCGGTCGACCCGTCTCGGTCGCCCTGCGCGACGTCGCGGCCGGAGCCACGATCACTCTGGCCCGTACGGGCTCGGGGCTTGGACGTGACGTCAGCGGGTCTGCCTCCGTGCAGACGTCCTTCACCGCCGCCTGGAACAGGAGCGCAGCGCTCAACGACGGTTCCGTGCTGGCCGCCGGTATCGATGA from Quadrisphaera setariae includes the following:
- a CDS encoding DUF5695 domain-containing protein; amino-acid sequence: MNPTNRPNFNVNDSRWLGDMVFSVRKAGEASPRPAVTGLSDDIRTVTSDPSSVTVTYAGSAANAAGIRDFRLTQVYKLAGTSGDQLSWTFTLTNTSGAQLEVLDVGFPLPMNSWWAKDQSAIYEQNVGRHSFVAKDGSYLYWQRPNGEAPYLVMTPQAGTSLEFKNKARYNEGPFAENDPAWEGLVEYYVHSANAVVARKAQAAQYLPATSLTLAPGESKTYGFTFAWAGSYQGLRDVLFAAGVPDVISLPGMVVPTASKVTLAVRAAGGITSITGQSGKNITVTSQGTRNGYSLYQLTFASLGANSVTIAYGQGRTSVLQYWATEPIDKVINARTTFLTTKQQAKTTRGYDGAYLQWDMARQKLITWDDYPGGGWKEWMAGGSDDLGLGPAAFLARKNVDDPVGSEIASVDYFLQRFILGYLQSRTENGARTWQVYRWFDGRDGSPNDQGVWRAYNYTHIANTYFHMYEVATAWPGQRTAFSAREYLTMCFRTLEAMYTKIPLPTPIGDAAHDLGLMGEGTYPEILAALRYEGLTGEASALQGYLDRKRDALFAQKYPFASEASIDTTGFETNYTLASMYGNSALATKVQNASLACRGLQPLWYFYGSDNRHMGESWWNLGYETHLGAWQQQEYLTTYATPTDADYADAVRSTYGAYFAGWANINSGQIEAASANYGAASWQFQSEKGPSNYDHIPNLDGWWAWSGECDLGFWGGVRTAAVAVVNDPVVGLYAYGGEVSLASGTYTVVPSDGVRQRLFVAPSGVLVSLSRAKYSRAQLSTGADRLTLMVSGPRGGTSSPVLSVKGLAAGVYDVTVGTGAVVAQLTSAGRPVSVALRDVAAGATITLARTGSGLGRDVSGSASVQTSFTAAWNRSAALNDGSVLAAGIDEQVRLWGSYRPTGRPASETLTYTWAQAVTLTSSRLTFWSDAAQGSGDGVALPQEWRLEYRDSAGTWRPVQLATGTTYPVNPSGRASAVSFTAVSTTSVRVVLSASRSTGGAYSALGASEWSMHTA